One genomic region from Spirulina subsalsa PCC 9445 encodes:
- a CDS encoding pentapeptide repeat-containing protein: MSKSQLFSIDELLRRVSEGERNFSRIKVRQANFAHANFNQINLSYSSLKHADLTEAKLMRSNLSQVNLNHAQLNQALLIEANLSGATMIEASLIAADLSGAILSNVNLSGANLNRASLVGCSLVQAQFLKGSKLKGANLTGATLTRGALAKANLNQANLTRAILTQANLEQASLQSTILTCAYLNGVNLRGANLQGADLSFTNLRNADLTAANLKGASLEGADLKGAILTSANLRYAQLQGAELTNANLQKAKLSHADLTGANLLSANLSYANLSQARLCQAGLLLAHLMGTKFNQANLKGANLIGANLSLADFSHALLETAILPNGQTGESMVN; the protein is encoded by the coding sequence ATGAGTAAAAGCCAGCTTTTCAGCATTGATGAACTTTTACGTCGAGTGAGCGAAGGAGAGCGCAATTTTTCCCGGATTAAAGTCCGTCAGGCGAACTTTGCCCACGCTAACTTCAATCAAATTAACTTGAGTTACTCCTCCCTTAAGCACGCAGACTTAACGGAAGCGAAGTTAATGCGGAGTAATTTAAGTCAAGTGAATCTCAATCATGCTCAACTCAATCAAGCACTCTTAATTGAGGCTAATTTGAGCGGAGCGACTATGATTGAAGCGAGTTTGATTGCCGCAGACCTCAGTGGGGCTATTCTCTCGAATGTCAATCTCTCTGGGGCAAATCTTAATCGGGCTTCTTTGGTAGGCTGTAGTTTGGTGCAAGCACAATTTCTCAAAGGAAGTAAATTAAAGGGTGCAAATCTGACGGGAGCCACTCTAACTCGTGGGGCCTTGGCAAAAGCGAACTTAAATCAGGCTAATTTAACTCGGGCTATCTTAACTCAAGCCAATTTAGAACAGGCTAGTTTACAGTCTACCATTTTGACTTGTGCCTATCTTAATGGGGTTAATTTGCGGGGGGCGAATTTGCAAGGGGCGGATTTAAGTTTTACCAATTTGCGTAATGCAGATTTAACGGCTGCCAATTTGAAGGGAGCGAGTTTAGAAGGGGCTGATTTAAAGGGAGCCATTCTGACCTCTGCTAATCTGCGTTATGCCCAATTACAAGGGGCAGAATTGACCAATGCCAATTTACAAAAGGCGAAATTGTCTCATGCCGATTTAACGGGGGCGAATTTATTAAGTGCGAATTTGTCCTATGCTAATTTGTCTCAAGCGCGACTTTGCCAAGCGGGATTATTATTGGCTCATTTAATGGGGACAAAGTTTAATCAGGCTAATTTAAAGGGGGCGAATTTGATTGGGGCGAATTTGAGTTTGGCGGATTTTTCCCATGCTTTACTGGAGACGGCTATTCTGCCTAATGGTCAAACGGGAGAATCAATGGTTAATTAA
- a CDS encoding DUF4359 domain-containing protein, producing MGLSRQTIQGGSAIALIALVGGLVATNPPEEAYLNYASEKFVSEIKESACQQNVLHRIPGGVHDFLRDIGLDNSQNRLQQLCQDSLTAGGDRLKPFLKDFIQQSTTQQNFQIFSLYHTEILDQKVTTLAILGHFISFT from the coding sequence ATGGGACTTTCTCGCCAGACTATTCAAGGGGGGAGTGCGATCGCCTTAATCGCCCTAGTGGGTGGTTTGGTCGCCACCAATCCCCCAGAAGAGGCTTATCTCAATTATGCCTCGGAAAAATTCGTTAGCGAAATAAAAGAAAGTGCTTGTCAGCAAAATGTGTTACATCGGATTCCGGGGGGAGTTCATGATTTCTTGCGAGATATCGGTTTAGACAATAGCCAAAACCGCTTACAGCAGCTTTGTCAGGACAGTTTAACCGCAGGAGGCGATCGCCTCAAACCCTTCCTAAAAGATTTTATCCAACAATCCACCACCCAGCAAAACTTTCAAATCTTTTCCCTCTATCACACAGAAATCCTCGATCAAAAAGTGACCACCCTCGCCATCCTAGGCCACTTCATCAGCTTTACCTAG
- a CDS encoding acyl-CoA thioesterase, whose amino-acid sequence MSFTASYTIHLSETDAAGVVYFANVPHLCHVAYEDSLLAVGIDLKALVSPTGLALPITHCAVDFFRPLFCGDRILIVLTPHTLDSSSFEVIYQIYHHPTGDRPVAQVLTRHVAIDPIQRQRLTLPPDLIHWLTRWQALDS is encoded by the coding sequence ATGAGTTTTACTGCTAGTTATACCATCCATCTTTCCGAAACTGACGCGGCCGGAGTGGTTTATTTTGCTAATGTCCCTCACTTGTGCCATGTGGCCTATGAGGACTCCTTACTGGCGGTGGGGATTGACCTCAAAGCTTTGGTCAGTCCCACAGGTTTGGCGTTGCCGATTACTCATTGTGCGGTGGACTTTTTCCGACCTTTGTTTTGTGGCGATCGCATTCTGATTGTCCTCACACCTCACACTTTAGATTCCAGTAGCTTTGAGGTGATATACCAAATCTATCATCACCCCACAGGCGATCGCCCCGTTGCCCAAGTTTTAACCCGTCATGTTGCCATTGACCCCATCCAACGTCAGCGTCTGACTCTTCCTCCCGACCTGATTCATTGGCTGACCCGGTGGCAAGCCTTGGATTCATAA
- a CDS encoding ABC transporter ATP-binding protein produces MVTSRLQLTNPSQVVPTLHCVEFMPKGAIKCCGVDMTFSMGQQQIPVLQGIDLSIERGDIQLLMGPSGSGKTTLLSILAGLLTPSQGKVYLLGHEITRMSRRQLARFRLHNIGFIFQGFNLFPALTALENVELAMKMKGIRKGERRPEAIHLLDKVGLGNKMHHLPRDLSGGQQQRVAIARALVGTPQLIMADEPTAALDSHSGHGVIELLRELAKEEHCTVVMVTHDPRLKTVADKITYLEDGILMREPSCEQTPSFTH; encoded by the coding sequence ATGGTCACATCTCGACTCCAACTAACCAATCCGAGCCAGGTTGTTCCTACTTTACACTGTGTCGAATTTATGCCTAAAGGCGCGATTAAGTGTTGCGGGGTAGACATGACCTTCTCGATGGGACAGCAACAAATCCCTGTATTACAAGGTATTGACCTTTCCATTGAACGGGGGGACATTCAGCTTTTAATGGGGCCTTCCGGGTCTGGAAAAACCACCTTACTGTCAATTTTAGCTGGACTCTTGACCCCGAGCCAAGGGAAAGTCTATCTCTTGGGTCATGAAATTACCCGGATGTCCCGTCGTCAATTAGCCCGCTTCCGTCTCCACAATATTGGCTTTATTTTTCAGGGCTTTAATTTATTTCCAGCGCTTACGGCCTTGGAAAATGTGGAATTAGCCATGAAAATGAAGGGCATCCGCAAAGGGGAACGTCGTCCCGAAGCCATCCATTTATTGGACAAAGTGGGGTTAGGGAACAAGATGCACCACTTACCCCGAGACTTGTCTGGGGGTCAACAACAACGAGTTGCGATCGCCCGCGCCCTAGTGGGAACACCTCAACTCATTATGGCAGACGAACCCACCGCCGCCCTAGACTCCCACAGTGGTCATGGGGTGATTGAACTGCTGCGGGAATTAGCCAAAGAAGAACACTGTACCGTTGTCATGGTGACACACGACCCCCGCTTAAAAACCGTCGCCGATAAAATCACCTACCTTGAAGACGGGATCTTAATGCGTGAACCGTCCTGTGAACAGACCCCCAGTTTCACCCACTAA
- a CDS encoding adenylyltransferase/cytidyltransferase family protein has protein sequence MSCLYSLEALQQEITNHPDQWRPLVFTNGCFDLIHAGHVRYLQTAKALGKTLIVGLNSDRSVAQIKPYSPGMPSRPIIPQQERAEVLAALKPVDGVVIFEQTTATFLLETLKPEIYVKGGDYTPDTLPEYPTVQAYGGQIELVQVEIPSSTTSIIQRILGKQPEFKTL, from the coding sequence ATGTCTTGCCTCTACTCCCTCGAAGCACTACAACAGGAAATCACCAACCATCCCGACCAATGGCGGCCTCTCGTGTTTACCAATGGCTGTTTTGACCTGATTCATGCGGGTCATGTGCGCTACCTACAAACCGCCAAAGCCTTGGGCAAAACCCTAATTGTCGGTTTAAACAGCGACCGTTCTGTGGCTCAAATTAAGCCCTACAGCCCCGGAATGCCCTCCCGCCCCATTATCCCTCAACAAGAACGAGCAGAGGTCTTAGCGGCTCTAAAACCCGTGGATGGTGTCGTTATTTTCGAGCAAACCACCGCGACTTTTCTCCTTGAAACACTCAAACCAGAAATTTATGTCAAGGGGGGCGATTATACCCCCGATACCTTACCCGAATATCCTACGGTTCAAGCCTACGGTGGACAGATTGAATTAGTACAGGTCGAAATTCCCTCTTCAACGACGAGTATTATTCAGCGTATTCTGGGCAAGCAACCGGAATTTAAAACCCTATGA
- a CDS encoding dihydroorotase, with translation MNELLQQVRILDPLSQSDRTTDVLICGGKIEALAPQLTEYPADTQITPPSGYILAPGLVDLYSHSSDPGHEDRETLDQLAQAALAGGFTHVTLLPDTTPPLDTPAACQFLQQNAQTLPKRPQFDYWGAITRHLAGEQLAELDDLRQQGVIGWSDGKTLAHWGVLRRALEYAQPWQKPLAFGLTHPQLQEQGVMREGPLSIQVGLVGDPAYSESATLAALLEIIAAFSTPVHLMRVSTARSVELIAEAKGKGLPITASTPWHHLLLDTSALMDYDPNLRLDPPLGNNSDRRALGEGVKRGVIDAIAIDHTPYSYEEKTVAFAEAPPGALGLQLALPLLWHHLILQGDWTPLQLWHALSTAPRRCLQQPPLECTLGTEGGFILFDPQAPWTVDSTTLHSACQNTYWWGKTLQGKVLRVW, from the coding sequence ATGAACGAATTATTGCAACAAGTTCGGATTCTCGACCCCCTCTCCCAAAGCGATCGCACCACAGACGTTTTAATCTGTGGGGGCAAAATTGAGGCCCTAGCCCCCCAACTGACCGAATACCCCGCCGATACCCAAATCACCCCCCCCTCCGGCTATATTCTCGCCCCCGGTTTAGTCGATCTCTACAGCCATAGTAGCGACCCCGGCCACGAAGACCGAGAAACCCTCGACCAACTCGCCCAAGCCGCCCTAGCTGGGGGGTTTACCCATGTTACTCTGCTCCCCGACACCACCCCCCCCTTAGACACCCCAGCCGCCTGTCAATTCCTCCAGCAAAACGCCCAAACCCTCCCCAAACGCCCCCAATTTGACTATTGGGGAGCCATTACCCGCCATCTCGCCGGAGAACAACTAGCCGAACTCGACGACCTGCGGCAACAGGGCGTAATCGGTTGGAGTGACGGCAAAACCCTAGCCCATTGGGGCGTACTGCGTCGGGCGCTCGAATATGCTCAACCTTGGCAAAAACCCCTTGCTTTCGGGCTAACTCACCCCCAACTGCAAGAACAGGGCGTAATGCGTGAGGGTCCCCTCTCCATTCAAGTGGGACTGGTGGGAGATCCCGCCTATTCCGAAAGTGCCACCCTCGCCGCCCTGTTGGAAATTATCGCCGCCTTCTCTACTCCTGTTCATCTGATGCGGGTTTCTACCGCTCGTTCCGTGGAACTGATTGCCGAAGCCAAAGGGAAAGGCCTCCCCATTACCGCCAGCACCCCTTGGCACCATCTCCTCCTCGACACCAGCGCCCTGATGGACTATGACCCTAATTTGCGCCTAGATCCCCCCTTGGGGAACAATTCCGACCGCCGAGCCTTGGGAGAGGGAGTGAAACGTGGGGTAATTGATGCGATCGCCATTGACCACACCCCCTACAGTTACGAAGAAAAAACCGTCGCCTTTGCCGAAGCCCCCCCCGGTGCCCTCGGCCTGCAACTCGCCCTCCCCCTCCTCTGGCACCACCTAATCCTCCAAGGAGATTGGACCCCCCTCCAACTCTGGCACGCCCTGAGTACCGCCCCCCGCCGTTGTCTCCAACAACCGCCCCTAGAATGTACCCTCGGCACCGAAGGCGGCTTTATTCTCTTCGATCCCCAAGCCCCTTGGACAGTGGATTCCACCACCCTCCATTCCGCCTGTCAAAACACTTACTGGTGGGGGAAAACCTTACAGGGGAAAGTTTTACGGGTTTGGTAG
- a CDS encoding Uma2 family endonuclease — MVQTPITHLDLYPDSDGQPMAENTVQYRWIVRLVSNLKRLFAGQNVFVAGDLLWYPVQVQASPVPAQAPDAMVVFGRPPGDRGSYKQWQENDIPPQVVFEILSPSNTRREIFIKQTFYQQYGVLEMFFYDPDSRDFWGFVRETPEQEFSLITPLNLPWTSPLLQIRFELGGDELRVFHPNGELFQDPEEVMAEREQIQRDLEQVTQERDRALAKLRELGIDPNEL, encoded by the coding sequence ATGGTTCAAACACCCATCACCCACTTAGACCTATATCCTGATTCCGATGGTCAGCCTATGGCAGAAAATACCGTCCAATATCGTTGGATTGTCCGTCTTGTGAGCAACTTAAAACGCCTCTTTGCTGGACAAAATGTGTTTGTCGCGGGTGATTTACTCTGGTATCCTGTCCAAGTCCAAGCCTCCCCCGTGCCAGCCCAAGCCCCCGACGCAATGGTAGTTTTCGGTCGTCCCCCCGGAGATCGAGGCAGTTATAAACAATGGCAAGAGAATGATATTCCCCCTCAAGTGGTCTTTGAGATTCTCTCCCCTAGTAATACCCGGCGGGAGATATTCATAAAACAGACCTTTTATCAACAGTATGGGGTGTTAGAGATGTTTTTTTATGACCCCGATTCCCGAGATTTTTGGGGATTTGTGCGAGAAACTCCAGAACAGGAATTTTCCCTAATCACCCCCCTGAATCTGCCTTGGACTTCTCCCCTGTTACAGATTCGCTTTGAATTAGGGGGGGATGAATTAAGGGTTTTTCATCCCAACGGTGAGCTTTTTCAAGACCCAGAAGAGGTGATGGCAGAACGGGAGCAAATACAACGGGATTTAGAGCAAGTGACACAGGAACGCGATCGCGCCCTAGCCAAATTACGGGAACTAGGCATAGATCCCAACGAACTCTAA
- the nuoK gene encoding NADH-quinone oxidoreductase subunit NuoK, which translates to MELQLEYFLLLGAALFCIGIYGLVTSRNAVRVLMSVELLLNAVNLNLMGFSNFLDPVEIKGQVFTVFVITVAAAEAAVGLAIILAIYRNRDTIDMEQFNLLKW; encoded by the coding sequence ATGGAATTACAGTTAGAATATTTTTTGTTACTGGGGGCGGCGTTATTTTGCATTGGAATTTATGGGCTAGTCACCAGTCGGAATGCGGTTCGGGTGCTGATGTCTGTGGAGTTGTTGCTCAATGCTGTGAATTTGAATCTCATGGGGTTTTCTAATTTTTTAGACCCTGTGGAGATTAAGGGACAGGTGTTTACGGTGTTTGTGATTACGGTGGCGGCGGCTGAGGCGGCGGTAGGTTTGGCGATTATTTTGGCGATTTATCGCAACCGTGACACGATTGATATGGAACAGTTTAATCTATTGAAGTGGTAG
- a CDS encoding NADH-quinone oxidoreductase subunit J, with amino-acid sequence MNLAEGVQIVSFGILAVMMLGAALGVVLLNQIVYSAFLLGGVFMSISGLYILLNADFVAAAQILIYVGAVNVLILFAIMLVNKKEEFKPVRNRWIRQGATALVCVGLLALLSTMVLATPWAVDTTVVNASSTIIQIGKHFFSDFLLPFELASVLLLMAMVGAIILARRDFIPERKATTTEVETALTLPERPRELSGS; translated from the coding sequence GTGAATTTAGCGGAAGGTGTTCAGATTGTTTCCTTTGGCATCTTGGCTGTGATGATGCTAGGGGCAGCGTTGGGGGTTGTCCTCCTCAATCAGATTGTCTACTCGGCGTTTTTGCTGGGTGGTGTATTTATGAGCATTTCGGGGTTATATATCCTGTTGAATGCTGATTTTGTGGCGGCTGCCCAAATTTTGATTTATGTGGGGGCGGTCAATGTGTTGATTTTGTTTGCCATTATGTTGGTGAACAAGAAGGAAGAGTTTAAACCTGTGCGCAATCGTTGGATTCGTCAAGGGGCGACGGCGTTGGTTTGTGTGGGTTTATTGGCGTTGCTCAGTACGATGGTGTTGGCGACTCCTTGGGCGGTGGATACTACGGTGGTCAATGCTAGTAGTACGATTATCCAAATTGGGAAGCATTTCTTTAGTGATTTTCTCTTGCCGTTTGAGTTGGCTTCGGTGTTGTTGTTAATGGCGATGGTGGGGGCTATTATTCTCGCCCGTCGTGACTTTATCCCGGAACGGAAGGCCACAACGACTGAGGTAGAAACGGCTTTAACTTTGCCGGAACGTCCTCGTGAGTTGTCGGGTAGTTAA
- the ndhI gene encoding NAD(P)H-quinone oxidoreductase subunit I, translated as MFKFLKQVGDYAKETVQAAKYIGQGLSVTFDHMQRRPVTVQYPYEKLIPSERYRGRIHFEFDKCIACEVCVRVCPINLPVVDWEFNKETKKKKLNHYSIDFGVCIFCGNCVEYCPTNCLSMTEEYELASFDRHELNYDNVALGRLPYKVTDDPMVTPLREFAYLPKGVDDPHDLPPGSQRAGQRPEEIMEAMKAGSSD; from the coding sequence ATGTTTAAGTTCCTCAAACAAGTGGGCGACTATGCCAAAGAAACCGTACAAGCGGCTAAATATATCGGTCAAGGGCTATCTGTCACCTTTGACCATATGCAGCGCCGTCCGGTGACGGTACAGTACCCTTACGAGAAACTCATCCCCTCAGAACGGTATCGCGGCCGCATTCATTTTGAGTTTGACAAATGTATTGCTTGTGAGGTTTGTGTGCGGGTTTGCCCAATTAACCTCCCGGTGGTGGATTGGGAATTTAATAAGGAAACCAAGAAGAAAAAACTCAATCACTATAGTATTGATTTTGGCGTTTGTATCTTCTGTGGGAATTGTGTTGAATATTGCCCCACGAATTGTTTATCCATGACGGAGGAGTACGAGTTAGCCTCTTTTGACCGTCACGAGTTGAATTATGATAACGTCGCTTTGGGTCGTTTACCTTACAAGGTGACAGATGACCCCATGGTGACACCGTTGCGAGAGTTTGCCTATTTGCCTAAAGGGGTGGATGACCCCCATGATTTACCCCCCGGTTCCCAACGGGCAGGTCAACGTCCGGAAGAAATTATGGAAGCTATGAAGGCGGGGTCTTCGGACTAG
- the nuoH gene encoding NADH-quinone oxidoreductase subunit NuoH — protein MNSGIDLQGSFIQSLQQLGIPPEIAKVFWLPLPMILMVIGAVVGVLVSVWLERKISAAAQQRIGPEYAGPLGVLQPVADGLKLVFKEDIVPAQADSWLFTLGPVLVVIPVILSFLIVPFGQNLLITDLNVGIFLWISLSSIAPIGLLMSGYASNNKYSLLGGLRAAAQSISYEIPLALAVLAVAMMSNSLSTIDIVQQQSGYGILGWNVWRQPVGFLIFWIAALAECERLPFDLPEAEEELVAGYQTEYAGMRFALFYVGSYINLVLSALIVSILYLGGWEFPIPLDSLAGWLGISETTPWLQVVTASLGIIMTVLKAYFLVFIAVLLRWTLPRVRIDQLLNLGWKFLLPVALVNLLLTAGLKLAFPIAFGG, from the coding sequence ATGAATTCAGGAATTGACCTACAAGGAAGTTTTATACAATCCCTCCAACAACTGGGAATTCCCCCAGAAATTGCCAAAGTCTTCTGGCTCCCCCTGCCCATGATATTAATGGTCATTGGGGCAGTGGTTGGAGTCCTCGTGAGCGTCTGGCTAGAACGGAAAATTTCCGCCGCCGCCCAGCAACGTATTGGTCCAGAATATGCCGGACCCCTCGGCGTACTACAACCCGTTGCCGACGGTCTGAAACTGGTCTTCAAAGAAGATATTGTTCCCGCCCAAGCCGACAGTTGGCTGTTCACCTTGGGTCCCGTCTTGGTCGTAATCCCCGTGATTTTGTCCTTCCTCATTGTGCCGTTTGGACAAAACCTCCTGATTACCGACCTCAACGTAGGGATTTTTCTCTGGATTTCCCTCTCCAGTATTGCCCCCATCGGCTTGTTAATGTCGGGCTATGCCTCCAACAATAAATACTCCCTCTTAGGGGGATTGCGCGCCGCCGCCCAATCCATTAGTTATGAAATCCCCCTCGCCTTGGCCGTCTTAGCCGTCGCCATGATGTCCAACAGCTTAAGCACCATTGACATCGTGCAGCAACAGTCCGGCTACGGGATTTTAGGCTGGAATGTCTGGCGGCAACCCGTCGGTTTCCTAATTTTCTGGATTGCAGCCCTCGCCGAATGTGAACGCTTACCCTTTGACTTACCAGAAGCCGAAGAGGAATTAGTCGCCGGGTATCAAACGGAATACGCCGGAATGCGCTTCGCCCTCTTCTATGTAGGGTCTTATATTAACCTCGTGTTATCCGCCCTGATTGTCTCTATTCTGTACCTCGGCGGTTGGGAATTCCCCATTCCCCTAGACTCCCTCGCCGGCTGGTTAGGCATTAGTGAAACAACCCCTTGGTTACAAGTGGTGACGGCCTCCTTGGGCATCATTATGACGGTTCTCAAGGCTTATTTTCTGGTCTTTATCGCCGTTTTACTCCGTTGGACACTGCCCCGCGTCCGTATTGACCAACTCTTAAACCTGGGCTGGAAGTTTTTACTCCCCGTGGCCTTAGTGAATTTACTCCTAACGGCCGGCCTGAAACTGGCTTTCCCCATCGCCTTCGGGGGCTAA
- a CDS encoding AMP-dependent synthetase/ligase has product MNNALRNGSASLDYSRLQGLSELWPILVENYGEIIALHDPHSKPEVILTYAQLYEKIKQFAAGLQGLGVKPHDKVALFADNSPRWFIADQGILLVGAADAVRSSQAERQELLYIFEHSDSTSLVVQDLATLRKLQPDLADLPVQFVVLLSDETPPAESPFKIVNFAQCLVLGEETTLKPATQTLDMLATLIYTSGTTGRPKGVMLTHGNFLHQVNGAATVIEPQPGDRALSILPSWHSYERSVEYFLLSRACTQIYTSIRTFKKDITQFKPHFMVGVPRLWESIYEGVQKSFREQPASKQRLIHFFLGVSQSYVQARRIAQNMSLEHPNPSSSERFLARLKALSLTPLHLLGHKIVYTKIRAATGGCVKAFISGGGSLARHIDAFFELLDIPILVGYGLTETSPIATVRRPQNNLRGSSGLPVPYTEIRIVDPTTRQTLPNQTQGLVLIRGPQVMRGYYKNPEATAKAIDPEGWFDSGDLGMITHGNQLVLTGRAKDTIVLSNGENIEPQPIEDACICSPYIDQMMLVGQDQKMLGALIVPNFDALQKWVTEEGLGLTLPQPGDSARQDLDHPKIMDLFRQELNQRVKERPGYRLDDRVGVFRLIPQPFTMENGQLTQTLKMRRPVIAEQYRDMIDGMFERS; this is encoded by the coding sequence ATGAATAATGCACTACGCAATGGTTCTGCTTCTTTGGACTATTCAAGGTTACAAGGGTTGAGTGAACTGTGGCCAATTTTGGTGGAAAATTATGGTGAAATTATTGCCCTCCATGACCCCCACAGTAAACCGGAGGTGATTTTAACCTATGCCCAACTCTATGAAAAAATTAAGCAGTTTGCGGCGGGGCTGCAAGGGTTGGGGGTGAAACCCCATGATAAGGTGGCTTTGTTTGCGGATAATAGTCCCCGGTGGTTTATTGCGGATCAGGGGATTCTGTTGGTGGGGGCGGCTGATGCGGTGCGCTCGTCTCAGGCGGAACGGCAAGAGTTACTGTACATTTTTGAGCATAGTGATAGCACCAGTTTGGTGGTGCAAGATTTAGCCACTTTACGGAAGTTACAGCCGGACTTGGCGGATTTGCCTGTGCAGTTTGTGGTTTTGTTGTCCGATGAAACGCCTCCGGCCGAGAGTCCCTTTAAGATTGTCAATTTTGCTCAGTGTTTGGTGCTGGGGGAAGAAACGACTTTAAAACCTGCGACCCAAACGCTGGATATGTTGGCGACGTTGATTTATACGTCGGGGACGACGGGACGACCGAAGGGGGTGATGTTAACTCATGGGAATTTCTTACATCAGGTGAATGGGGCGGCGACGGTGATTGAACCGCAACCGGGCGATCGCGCTTTAAGCATTCTCCCCAGTTGGCATTCCTATGAGCGCAGTGTAGAGTACTTTTTGCTCTCTCGGGCTTGCACCCAAATCTACACCAGCATTCGCACGTTTAAGAAGGATATCACCCAGTTTAAGCCCCATTTTATGGTGGGGGTTCCCCGTCTCTGGGAGTCGATTTATGAGGGGGTTCAGAAGTCGTTCCGGGAACAACCCGCCAGTAAACAACGCTTGATTCACTTTTTCCTGGGGGTATCCCAAAGCTATGTACAAGCGCGACGGATTGCCCAAAATATGAGCCTCGAACATCCAAACCCCAGCAGTTCAGAACGCTTCCTAGCACGGCTAAAAGCCCTCAGTTTAACGCCCTTACATCTGTTAGGTCATAAAATCGTCTACACCAAGATTCGGGCGGCTACAGGGGGCTGTGTGAAGGCGTTTATTAGTGGGGGTGGATCTTTAGCCCGTCATATTGATGCCTTTTTTGAACTGCTCGATATTCCCATCTTGGTGGGCTATGGTCTAACGGAAACCTCGCCTATTGCTACGGTGCGCCGTCCTCAGAACAATTTACGCGGTTCTTCGGGTCTACCTGTGCCTTACACGGAAATCCGCATTGTAGACCCCACAACACGCCAAACTCTACCCAACCAAACTCAAGGACTGGTTTTGATTCGCGGGCCGCAAGTGATGAGGGGATATTATAAAAATCCTGAAGCGACGGCGAAGGCGATTGATCCCGAGGGCTGGTTTGATAGTGGGGATTTGGGTATGATTACTCACGGAAATCAACTGGTTTTGACCGGACGGGCAAAAGATACCATTGTTTTGAGTAATGGGGAAAATATCGAACCCCAACCCATTGAGGATGCTTGTATTTGCAGCCCTTATATTGATCAGATGATGTTGGTTGGACAGGATCAAAAAATGCTGGGGGCGTTGATTGTACCGAATTTTGACGCACTGCAAAAGTGGGTCACGGAAGAGGGGTTAGGTTTGACCTTACCCCAGCCGGGGGATTCTGCACGACAAGACCTAGATCATCCGAAAATTATGGACTTGTTCCGACAAGAACTCAATCAACGGGTGAAAGAGCGTCCGGGCTACCGACTTGATGATCGGGTTGGGGTGTTCCGTTTGATTCCCCAACCGTTCACCATGGAAAATGGTCAATTGACCCAAACGTTAAAAATGCGTCGTCCTGTGATCGCGGAACAGTATCGCGATATGATCGACGGGATGTTTGAACGGAGTTGA
- a CDS encoding YlqD family protein — MDENKPQLMLKRPINLKVVVTPRWKEEMQQQLQAQTSQLDRQLQEIDMQGQRAISEIQKQGITLTNPQALQQIEAIQNQVNQKKNEFQQRKNQLLQQLDQLSALELEQEVHQGQMESFFNVQVGDNLVRKLNVEILVRDGVVEEIRGDV; from the coding sequence ATGGATGAAAACAAACCGCAATTAATGTTAAAACGTCCGATTAACCTCAAGGTGGTTGTGACTCCTCGTTGGAAGGAGGAAATGCAGCAGCAGCTACAAGCCCAAACAAGCCAACTGGATCGCCAACTACAAGAGATTGATATGCAGGGACAACGGGCGATTTCAGAAATTCAAAAACAGGGGATTACGTTGACAAATCCCCAAGCCCTCCAACAAATTGAGGCGATTCAGAACCAAGTGAATCAAAAGAAAAATGAGTTTCAGCAGCGCAAAAATCAGTTACTCCAACAATTGGATCAACTGTCTGCGCTGGAGTTGGAACAAGAGGTACATCAAGGACAGATGGAAAGCTTTTTCAATGTCCAAGTGGGGGATAATCTCGTGCGCAAACTCAATGTAGAAATTTTGGTGCGGGATGGTGTCGTGGAAGAAATTCGCGGCGATGTTTAG